TCAAAAGCCCCCTCCCGCAATGATTGTAAAATTTCAATCCGTTCAATTGAATTAATTTCCGAATGTAAGTAACGCACGCGAATGCCACGTTCCTGTAAATATTCGGTTAAATCTTCCGCCATTCGCTTAGTTAAGGTTGTTACCAGTACCCGTTCTTTTTTGGATGCGCGTTCCTGAATTTCAGCCAATAAGTCATCCACTTGACCTTCGGTGGGACGGACAAAGATTTCTGGGTCAACTACCCCTGTGGGGCGAATAACTTGTTCCACCACTTGTTCTTGGGACTGTTCAATTTCCCAATCTCCAGGAGTGGCGGAAACAAAGATACATTGGTTGACTTTTGTCCAAAATTCTTCTGCTTTTAGGGGACGATTATCTGCTGCACTGAGTAAGCGAAACCCATGGTCAATTAATACCCGTTTTCGGGCTTGGTCGCCGTTGTACATCCCTCGAATTTGGGGGACAGTGACGTGAGATTCATCTACGACGAGTAACCAATCCTGGGGGAAATAATCAATTAAACATTCTGGAGGTTCCCCTGCCATGCGTCCAGCGAGGTGACGGGAATAGTTTTCTACACCATTACAATATCCAACTTCGCGCAAGAGTTCTAAATCATAGCGGGTGCGTTGGTCTAATCGTTGGGCTTCGAGTAATTTGCCAGCCTCTTGTAACTGGGCGATTTGTTGGTGGAGTTCGGCTTCAATGGCTTCACAGGCTTCTTCTAATCGGTCATCGGGAGTTACAAAGTGGCGGGCGGGGTAAATGTTGAGGGCGTTGAGACTTTGGAGAATTCCGCCCGTTACTGGGTCAACATAGCGGATAGCATCAATCTCATCGCCAAAGAATTCGACGCGAATAATTCGGTCTTCATAAGCGGGTCCAATTTCTAGGACATCTCCTTTGACGCGGAATCGTCCTCGCCCCATTTCGATGTCATTGCGGGAATATTGGACAGAGGCTAAATCTCGCAGGAGTTGACGCTGGTCTAATTCTGTACCCACTCGCAGGGGAATCGCGGCTTTGAGGTATTCTGAGGGGATACCCAAGCCATAGATACAGCTAATCGAGGCTACCACAATCACATCGCGCCGTTCAAAGAGCGATCGCGTGGCGGAGTGGCGCAGCATATCGATTTCATCGTTAATGGCGGCGCTTTTTTCAATATAGGTATCACTGACGGGAATATAGGCTTCCGGTTGGTAGTAGTCGTAGTAGGAGACAAAATACTCCACCGCATTCTGGGGAAAGAAGTCCCGCAACTCGTTACAGAGTTGGGCGGCTAAGGTTTTATTGTGCGCCAGTACCAGAGTGGGTTTGCCCGTCTGTTCAATGACTTTGGCGACGGTGTAGGTTTTACCTGTTCCTGTGGCACCGAGGAGGGTTTGGAAACGGTTACCCGCTTGCAGAGACGTTGTTAGGCGGGAAATGGCTTGGGGTTGGTCGCCCTTGGCTTCAAAGGGGGCTTGCAGATCAAAGGGTATCATTGGTTAGGGAACAGGGAATAGGGAACAGGGAATAGGGAATTCATAATTCATAATGCCTGCTTTGGTTTAAGGTAAAAAGAATAATGAGTAATTATTACAATGAACCGACTGCAAAAAGCCATTACAATTTTCGGCATAACTGCCACCGTGAATGTCTGGGGTATCCTTCCCTCTATCAACCCAAACGGGACATTATTTAGTATAGCGACTGCTAACGGGGAAGAGGAGGTGTTGGTTCGGTCTACAGCTAGGGATGTTCAAGTCCCACTCTCAGAATTCCCCCATCAACTTACCCAGTCGAATCCGGCGCCGGGAATGAACCGTCCGGTGACGGATGAAATTGATGTTAGTCTTTTAGCTAAAACCGTTGCTAATTTTATTCAAGCTGAACGCTATCAAACGGAATCTGAGATGCAATTCAGTTTTGATGCACAGGGTTTTACAGGTCAATTTTCGGTGTTGGTTAAAACCATTGCCCAATCTCCTCAGCAGTTTCGCACTGAAATTTCTACACCTGAGTCGGGGGAATTTGCCCAACCGATGTATATTGTGGTTTCTGATGGGAGTCAGGTGTGGATTTATCAGCCAGAATTAAAGCAGTACGCTGTGAGCGATTATGCAGAATTTGAACAGTCGAATGATGACTTTTTCATTGGATTGTCTTCAGGTTTATTCCTGGTGCTTGCCCCATTTCGGCAATTTTTTGCTAACGG
The DNA window shown above is from Coleofasciculus chthonoplastes PCC 7420 and carries:
- the uvrB gene encoding excinuclease ABC subunit UvrB, with the protein product MIPFDLQAPFEAKGDQPQAISRLTTSLQAGNRFQTLLGATGTGKTYTVAKVIEQTGKPTLVLAHNKTLAAQLCNELRDFFPQNAVEYFVSYYDYYQPEAYIPVSDTYIEKSAAINDEIDMLRHSATRSLFERRDVIVVASISCIYGLGIPSEYLKAAIPLRVGTELDQRQLLRDLASVQYSRNDIEMGRGRFRVKGDVLEIGPAYEDRIIRVEFFGDEIDAIRYVDPVTGGILQSLNALNIYPARHFVTPDDRLEEACEAIEAELHQQIAQLQEAGKLLEAQRLDQRTRYDLELLREVGYCNGVENYSRHLAGRMAGEPPECLIDYFPQDWLLVVDESHVTVPQIRGMYNGDQARKRVLIDHGFRLLSAADNRPLKAEEFWTKVNQCIFVSATPGDWEIEQSQEQVVEQVIRPTGVVDPEIFVRPTEGQVDDLLAEIQERASKKERVLVTTLTKRMAEDLTEYLQERGIRVRYLHSEINSIERIEILQSLREGAFDVLIGVNLLREGLDLPEVSLVAILDADKEGFLRAARSLIQTIGRAARHVRGQAILYADNLTDSMAKAIDETERRRGIQLAYNRMHGITPQPIVKKSSNAILAFLDVSRRLNHQQLATVYEQAEDLPLEQIPEVISQLETQMKEAAKNLEFEQAAQYRDKIKHLRDKLVGR
- a CDS encoding LolA family protein, with amino-acid sequence MNRLQKAITIFGITATVNVWGILPSINPNGTLFSIATANGEEEVLVRSTARDVQVPLSEFPHQLTQSNPAPGMNRPVTDEIDVSLLAKTVANFIQAERYQTESEMQFSFDAQGFTGQFSVLVKTIAQSPQQFRTEISTPESGEFAQPMYIVVSDGSQVWIYQPELKQYAVSDYAEFEQSNDDFFIGLSSGLFLVLAPFRQFFANGGVSSEGIIEQLESVFQTEGYLPLQGNHLTGAGQDYYAYSYKDREAGFTFTFLVEPNTAEVVQIQISGKTDGIDFKMTEQIIDRVPSPVVAADTFTFVPPAGVTQVESMEIDIF